The Cucumis melo cultivar AY chromosome 6, USDA_Cmelo_AY_1.0, whole genome shotgun sequence genome includes a region encoding these proteins:
- the LOC127149765 gene encoding uncharacterized protein LOC127149765 translates to MFASKELLSKSFYYIAIKNNFEFKTVRSNSKSIEFKCSQDNCPWYVRASHYKGGELWRLRKYIANHNYSINVIQTTHKQVSSSLISDCIVKDFSSFDRSTPNDIMIHMRTKLGVNVSYYKAWRAKELLMNSLNGEAKESYALIPNFCMKLKEINPGSFTAYETDTEGHFKYCFMAIGACIEGWKYFQPNISVDDTFLKSKYGGTLLTASTINGKNQIFPLTFSTVDSENDASWRWFFENIKNSLGAREDLVVISYRHLSISKSVHNVFPNAEYCVCLQHILKSLKLIYKDPIIDKLFFRCGKAYTVVDFETNMRWMESMYPSIRDYLSKPPSRLHSQPQLPCQTMTIIGFCLHARSVFLHPVCALHSMSPKIVSGLVKVLWSGQNCVGVEFLDYTADLVGVRFSILLGWIHWTSI, encoded by the exons ATGTTTGCTAGCAAGGAATTACTATCAAAGTCGTTTTACTACATTGCTATAAAGAACAACTTTGAGTTCAAGACTGTGAGATCAAATTCTAAATCTATTGAGTTTAAGTGCTCCCAAGATAATTGTCCATGGTATGTTCGTGCATCTCATTACAAGGGTGGAGAATTATGGCGACTAAGGAAGTATATTGCTAATCACAATTACTCCATAAATGTTATTCAAACTACTCATAAACAAGTATCTTCATCATTGATTAGTGATTGTATTGTAAAAGACTTTAGTTCTTTTGACCGTTCGACTCCAAATGATATTATGATTCACATGCGTACTAAACTTGGTGTAAATGTTAGCTACTATAAAGCGTGGAGGGCTAAGGAACTTCTTATGAATTCTTTGAATGGTGAAGCAAAAGAATCTTATGCCTTGATTCCAAACTTTTGTATGAAACTAAAAGAAATCAACCCAG gTTCATTCACTGCTTATGAAACTGATACAGAGGGACATTTTAAGTACTGTTTTATGGCTATTGGAGCATGCATTGAAGGATGGAAATATTTTCAGCCCAATATATCAGTTGACGATACatttttgaaatctaaatatGGTGGAACTCTTTTGACAGCCTCAACAATTAATggtaaaaatcaaatttttccATTGACCTTTAGTActgtagattctgaaaatgatgcatCCTGGAGATGGTTTTTTGAGAATATAAAGAATAGTTTAGGGGCTCGGGAAGATTTAGTTGTAATATCTTATCGACATTTAAGTATCTCAAAAAGTGTTCATAATGTTTTTCCAAATGCTGAATATTGCGTTTGTTTGCAACACATTCTAAAAAGTTTGAAGTTGATATATAAGGACCCTATAATTGATAAGCTTTTCTTTAGATGTGGAAAAGCATATACAGTTGTTGATTTTGAGACTAATATGAGATGGATGGAGTCTATGTATCCTAGTATACGAGACTATCTTAGTAAG CCGCCGTCGCGTCTCCACTCGCAGCCACAGCTCCCTTGCCAAACCATGACCATCATCGGGTTTTGTCTGCATGCCAGATCTGTGTTCCTCCATCCCGTTTGTGCTCTCCATTCGATGAGCCCTAAAATCGTCTCTGGCTTGGTGAAAGTTTTGTGGTCAGGACAAAATT GTGTTGGAGTTGAATTCTTGGATTATACAGCGGATTTGGTTGGAGTTCGATTCTCCATTTTGCTTGG GTGGATTCATTGGACTTCGATTTAA